Proteins from a genomic interval of Antedon mediterranea chromosome 5, ecAntMedi1.1, whole genome shotgun sequence:
- the LOC140049440 gene encoding cap-specific mRNA (nucleoside-2'-O-)-methyltransferase 2-like, translating into MTEVNHYSTTRPRSEPFHYRHHVKNKAKRPRYNHHPSPSKIFSDRVNLAASAQFEKKFSFEDENPCILPHPSDMFAEGKIQEVNSDLLQLKTELNDVKNSLSDKEIRQWHSHTTSLHCGGKTMHHLRRNYHVELCTQAWCKFHEILTFYPVIPNTVHTSGFLNSVHLCEAPGAFITSLNHFCKSRPDYTYLQWRWVGTTLNPYYEGNSLGCMIADDRFIQETLPNWFFGVDDSGDLMQRENLEGLLTRTQIAEMDEIHLVTADGSINCQNDPGEQETFVSQLHYSEMITALYILSEGGSFVIKMFTMFESCTANLMFLLNCSFKEVHVFKPSTSKAGNSEVYVICLNYKGRSWLDQYFPVLLQAFSSASPDRPLFPSLPPSFIQKLIDCCKFFKDHQVEAITNNINLYENMTDSDEEYAEDVRDCCTELFVEKCQIQMLQRKKKIVKNNLVTSSNVKSCMYSKTLQQRLQGTFNERMQKQQLSWHQKMLGLKQEISQLEMQLVDEPTVLELQNTRELCENNVCNWKETCGKEIQKLLNSPFCSSHVISHWIDAHANSKLTETLSEECKVTPDIVSYIESALKSLSGISQDSQTIICNCSSSSEEPNPVLKILEEHGCVMISRCAITELAKEEKTGLDCSITNQLQQTYNKVHGVFSLVGHQTEGYDKGTKMELVSSILTALKYVSNGGCIILQVNNLLTRFNAGFLYILYKIFDTVYVCNLQANSTISSSCLIICKCYRGCQGRMISYLETLYSSMLSSNERHQSILQILPMSELYEREFEQALTHFNETCLMRQVVAIVNMEMMDDTSDYSSQESGTI; encoded by the exons ATGACAGAGGTTAATCATTattctactactaggcctaggagtGAACCATTTCATTACCGCCATCATGTCAAGAACAAGGCCAAACGCCCACGTTATAATCACCACCCTTCCCCATCAAAGATCTTCTCTGATCGTGTAAATTTAGCTGCGTCTGCCCAGTTTGAAAAAAAGTTTTCTTTTGAAGACGAAAACCCATGTATTTTACCCCACCCCTCTGATATGTTTGCTGAAGGTAAAATTcag GAGGTAAACAGTGATTTACTTCAACTTAAAACAGAACTGAACGATGTTAAAAATTCTCTCAGTGATAAAGAAATCCGCCAATGGCACTCACACACAACATCTTTACACTGTGGAGGTAAAACCATGCATCATCTACGACGTAACTATCATGTAGAACTGTGCACACAGGCCTGGTGTAAGTTCCACGAGATTTTGACATTCTATCCTGTAATCCCAAACACTGTACACACTTCAGGATTTCTCAATTCTGTCCATCTCTGTGAAGCCCCTGGGGCGTTCATCACCAGTCTTAACCACTTTTGCAAAAGTCGCCCTGATTATACGTACTTGCAGTGGCGTTGGGTTGGCACCACGTTGAATCCTTACTACGAAGGAAACAGTCTAGGATGTATGATAGCCGATGATAGGTTTATTCAGGAGACTTTACCAAATTGGTTCTTCGGTGTGGATGATAGCGGAGATTTGATGCAGAGAGAAAACTTAGAAGGTCTGCTCACCCGTACTCAGATAGCAGAAATGGATGAAATACATTTG GTAACAGCAGATGGCAGTATTAATTGTCAGAATGATCCAGGTGAGCAAGAAACCTTCGTTTCCCAGCTTCATTATTCCGAGATGATTACCGCCCTCTATATTCTTTCTGAGGGTGGTTCATTTGTTATCAAGATGTTTACTATGTTTGAGTCATGTACAGCTAACCTGATGTTTTTACTGAATTGTAGTTTCAAGGAG GTACATGTTTTCAAACCATCAACAAGCAAAGCTGGCAATTCTGAAGTGTACGTCATTTGCTTGAATTACAAAGGACGAAGTTGGCTGGACCAATACTTTCCTGTCCTCTTACAAGCATTCT CTTCTGCTTCTCCAGACCGTCCTCTATTTCCATCACTGCCGCCATCATTTATCCAAAAGTTAATCGACTGCTGCAAGTTCTTCAAAGACCATCAAGTAGAAGCgataacaaacaatataaactTGTATGAGAACATGACCGACAGCGACGAAGAGTATGCAGAGGATGTCAGAGACTGCTGTACTGAACTCTTTGTTGAAAAATGTCAAATACAGATGTTGCAAAGAAAAAAGAAGATTGTAAAAAATAATCTAGTAACG AGTTCAAATGTCAAATCGTGTATGTATAGCAAAACACTGCAACAACGACTTCAGGGAACGTTTAATGAGAGAATGCAAAAGCAGCAGTTGTCATGGCACCAAAAGATGTTGGGATTGAAACAAGAAATATCCCAATTAGAAATGCAGCTTGTTGATGAACCAACAGTTTTGGAACTTCAG AACACAAGAGAGTTATGCGAGAATAATGTCTGTAACTGGAAGGAAACGTGtggtaaagagatacagaaattGCTTAACTCTCCATTCTGTTCCAGTCATGTCATAAGCCACTGGATAGATGCACATGCCAATTCAAAG TTAACAGAAACATTGAGCGAAGAATGTAAAGTGACACCTGATATTGTATCCTACATTGAATCTGCTTTAAAGTCTCTTTCTGGG ATTTCACAAGATTCACAGACAATTATCTGTAACTGCTCATCTAGTTCTGAAGAACCAAATCCTGTGTTAAAGATATTAGAAGAACATGGTTGTGTCATG ATTTCTAGATGTGCAATAACAGAGCTGGCAAAAGAAGAAAAGACAGGCCTTGATTGCAGTATCACCAACCAGCTACAACAGACATATAATAA GGTTCATGGAGTCTTTAGTCTTGTTGGCCATCAGACAGAAGGCTATGACAAAGGAACTAAGATGGAGTTAGTTTCCAGTATTTTGACAGCACTTAAG TATGTTTCCAATGGTGGCTGTATTATTCTACAAGTGAACAATCTTCTTACAAGATTCAATGCAGGatttctgtatattttatataagaTATTTGACACT GTTTATGTATGCAATCTTCAAGCCAATTCCACTATCAGTTCATCCTGTTTGATAATTTGTAAATGCTACAGAGGTTGCCAAGGACGCATGATATCG taTCTTGAAACACTGTATAGCTCCATGTTATCATCAAATGAAAGACACCAAAGCATACTACAAATCTTGCCTATGTCAGAATTGTATG AAAGAGAATTTGAGCAAGCATTGACCCATTTTAATGAGACATGTTTAATGAGACAGGTGGTTGCTATTGTCAACATGGAAATGATGGATGACACAAGTGATTATAGTTCACAGGAATCTGGTACAATATGA
- the LOC140048878 gene encoding uncharacterized protein, whose protein sequence is MGTDDALSGLISLGVTVGLCLAIYYVIPFVKTKDYKEGVCTVVEHNVTIISDPECECYDDYKLFCKEGNYPCLMITVLVLDAELQNRTAMLYKSDKDYVQDSKCSYPICDSYDLGKKRETEEYSEFREEYTIVDKMFDCFYDEEKDEAVIERKVTKAQAIGACIGLALLGLISAVWPSICILCK, encoded by the exons atgggGACAGACGACGCTCTATCCGGGTTAATTTCATTAGGTGTAACGGTGGGTTTGTGTCTTGCTATCTACTATGTTATTCCTTTTGTTAAAACCAAAGACTACAAGGAAGGCGTGTGCACCGTGGTCGAGCACAATGTCACAATAATAAGTGATCCTGAATGTGAATGCTATGACGACTACAAGTTGTTTTGCAAAGAAGGAAACTATCCGTGTTTGATGATTACTGTATTAGTTCTTGATGCAGAGTTACAGAACAGAACTGCCATGCTGTACAAAAGTGATAAAGATTATGTTCAAGACAGTAAG TGTTCTTATCCAATATGCGACTCTTACGATCTTGGAAAAAAGAGGGAAACAGAAGAATACTCTGAATTTCGTGAAGAATACACAATTGTTGACAAAATGTTTGACTGTTTTTACGACGAGGAAAAGGATGAGGCAGTAATTGAGAGAAAGGTCACAAAAGCTCAAGCCATTGGAGCTTGTATTGGATTAGCACTCCTTGGATTAATTTCA GCGGTGTGGCCGTCTATTTGTATACTctgtaaataa